The Candidatus Acidiferrales bacterium genome has a segment encoding these proteins:
- a CDS encoding methylmalonyl-CoA mutase family protein, whose protein sequence is MNKIPAKTESNEVRRSSPGALPMETVITSENLGDWNPDRELGFPGQFPFTRGIYPTMYRGRLWTMRQYAGFGTAFESNQRYRYLLSQGQTGLSVAFDLPTQIGMDSDHALALGEVGKVGVAIDSLEDMETLFEDIPLDKVSTSMTINSTAAILLALYVAVAKKQGANLRRLAGTVQNDVLKEYIARGTYIYPIRPAMRIVTDIFAWCHAEIPNWNAISISGYHIREAGSTAVQEVAFTLANAIAYVDAAVTAGLHVDDFAPQLSFFFNSHNGLLEEVAKFRAARRLWARLMQKRFGARDPRSMLLRFHAQTGGSTLTAQQPENNLVRVALQGLAAVLGGCQSLHTNSLDEALALPTEQSALLALRTQQIIAHETGIVNTIDPFAGSYAIESLTNEIECGAEEYIAKIDALGGMLRAIESGFVQSEIQKDAYDYQQAVERGEVIVVGVNRFTEDARNTQVPTMRIDPEVEHAQVARLRALRARRDAHKAKATLAEVQRRTGTKENLMPAILSAVESYATVGEISDALRSAFGEYQESVVI, encoded by the coding sequence ATGAACAAGATCCCCGCCAAGACGGAATCCAATGAAGTTCGGAGAAGTTCTCCCGGGGCTTTGCCCATGGAAACAGTTATCACATCCGAGAACCTCGGCGATTGGAATCCCGATCGCGAGTTAGGTTTTCCGGGCCAGTTCCCTTTCACGCGCGGCATTTATCCAACGATGTATCGTGGCCGGCTCTGGACGATGCGCCAGTATGCGGGATTCGGCACGGCCTTCGAATCGAATCAGCGCTATCGGTATTTGCTGTCGCAGGGGCAAACCGGTCTTTCCGTCGCTTTCGATTTGCCCACGCAAATCGGCATGGATTCGGATCATGCGCTGGCATTGGGGGAAGTAGGCAAAGTCGGCGTGGCTATCGATTCGCTCGAGGATATGGAGACGCTTTTCGAAGACATTCCTCTCGACAAGGTTTCCACTTCCATGACGATTAATTCGACGGCGGCAATTTTGCTGGCGCTGTACGTCGCGGTTGCAAAGAAGCAAGGTGCGAATCTTCGCCGGCTGGCGGGAACCGTTCAGAACGATGTTCTCAAGGAATATATCGCGCGGGGGACGTACATTTACCCGATTCGGCCTGCGATGCGCATCGTAACGGACATTTTCGCATGGTGCCATGCAGAGATACCCAACTGGAATGCAATATCGATTTCCGGATATCACATTCGCGAAGCCGGGTCGACCGCGGTGCAGGAAGTCGCTTTTACGCTGGCAAATGCGATCGCCTATGTGGATGCCGCGGTGACGGCGGGATTACACGTGGATGATTTCGCGCCGCAGCTTTCTTTCTTCTTCAATTCGCACAATGGACTGCTGGAAGAAGTCGCCAAGTTTCGCGCCGCTCGCCGCCTCTGGGCGCGCCTCATGCAAAAGCGCTTTGGCGCGCGTGATCCGCGATCGATGTTGCTGCGCTTTCACGCGCAAACCGGCGGCTCGACGCTTACGGCACAGCAACCGGAAAACAATCTCGTTCGCGTCGCGCTGCAGGGGCTTGCGGCGGTTCTGGGCGGTTGCCAGTCGTTACACACGAATAGCCTGGATGAAGCTCTGGCCCTGCCAACGGAACAATCCGCGCTGCTGGCGCTGCGCACGCAGCAAATCATCGCTCACGAGACGGGCATTGTGAATACGATCGATCCCTTTGCCGGCTCCTATGCCATCGAATCTCTGACCAACGAAATCGAATGCGGTGCGGAAGAATACATCGCCAAAATCGACGCGCTCGGAGGCATGCTTCGCGCCATCGAATCTGGCTTTGTACAATCGGAAATTCAGAAGGATGCATACGATTACCAGCAGGCGGTCGAGCGCGGAGAAGTGATCGTCGTGGGCGTGAACCGCTTTACCGAGGATGCCAGAAACACGCAGGTTCCCACGATGCGCATTGATCCGGAGGTCGAGCACGCGCAAGTTGCCCGTCTTCGCGCACTGCGGGCACGAAGAGATGCCCACAAAGCAAAGGCTACGCTGGCCGAAGTACAACGCCGTACGGGGACGAAGGAAAATCTGATGCCCGCAATCCTTTCCGCAGTGGAATCTTATGCGACCGTGGGTGAGATTTCCGACGCGCTCCGCAGTGCCTTCGGCGAATACCAAGAGTCCGTAGTCATCTAG
- a CDS encoding septal ring lytic transglycosylase RlpA family protein, giving the protein MKTRLKQLGKVLLGLVLPFLLVTVVKAPAIGESAAPASISQGELLASGLATPDSKLAPRPLKTFVCLSSWYGQNFDGQVTADGEIYDMYAQTAAHPSLPMGSVVRVVNLRTRKSAIVRINDRGPYVPGRDLDVSYQVAKELGFAHRGTARVRVELLKVPKSKNEPPAN; this is encoded by the coding sequence ATGAAAACAAGACTAAAACAACTCGGAAAAGTGCTTCTAGGCCTTGTCTTGCCATTCCTTCTCGTCACAGTCGTCAAGGCTCCGGCCATTGGCGAGAGTGCTGCGCCTGCCTCGATTAGTCAAGGCGAGCTGCTGGCCTCGGGTCTAGCCACCCCGGACTCCAAGCTGGCCCCTAGGCCACTCAAGACCTTCGTTTGCCTGTCCAGTTGGTACGGCCAAAATTTCGACGGCCAGGTTACCGCGGATGGCGAGATTTATGATATGTATGCCCAGACGGCAGCCCACCCCAGTCTGCCGATGGGATCTGTCGTCAGGGTCGTCAATCTTCGCACGCGGAAAAGCGCGATTGTCCGAATCAATGACCGGGGTCCATACGTTCCGGGACGCGACCTTGATGTTTCGTACCAGGTAGCCAAGGAACTTGGCTTTGCCCACCGCGGCACCGCCCGCGTGAGGGTCGAGCTGCTCAAGGTGCCGAAATCAAAGAACGAACCGCCAGCCAACTGA
- the pyrF gene encoding orotidine-5'-phosphate decarboxylase, producing the protein MHLVRQLKGRIGLAKIGSQLFTAEGPRAVERLASLVPGIFLDLKFCDIPNTVAGAVRSAAGLPKVKMLTLHTTGGYEMMRTAKDALKNIKNPPKLLGVTILTSLDGAELRRIGLAGPVEDRVVALAQLAKSAGLDGIVASARETSLVRAAVGRDIKVVVPGIRPAIAEGEAKADDQARIATPAGAIRAGADYLVVGRPITAAPDPRKAADAILQEMKASRVSVS; encoded by the coding sequence ATCCATCTTGTCCGCCAGCTCAAGGGGCGTATAGGACTGGCCAAAATAGGCAGCCAGCTATTTACGGCTGAGGGCCCGCGAGCCGTCGAGCGGCTCGCGTCGCTAGTGCCGGGCATTTTCCTGGATTTAAAGTTCTGTGACATACCAAACACCGTCGCAGGAGCAGTGAGGTCGGCTGCGGGCCTTCCCAAGGTCAAAATGCTGACTCTGCATACGACGGGCGGCTACGAAATGATGCGGACCGCCAAAGATGCTCTGAAGAACATCAAAAATCCCCCGAAATTGCTCGGAGTCACCATCCTAACGAGCCTGGATGGAGCAGAACTTAGACGGATAGGACTCGCAGGGCCCGTGGAAGACCGTGTGGTCGCACTTGCCCAACTTGCGAAATCAGCCGGCTTGGACGGGATAGTAGCTTCTGCTCGGGAAACCTCCCTTGTGCGTGCGGCAGTGGGAAGAGACATAAAAGTCGTAGTGCCGGGCATACGCCCTGCTATTGCCGAAGGCGAAGCAAAGGCCGACGATCAAGCTCGCATCGCAACGCCCGCTGGTGCTATAAGGGCGGGCGCGGATTACCTCGTCGTTGGTCGTCCAATTACGGCCGCTCCGGATCCTCGCAAAGCTGCGGATGCCATACTTCAGGAAATGAAGGCCTCTCGAGTATCCGTCTCCTAG
- a CDS encoding ThiF family adenylyltransferase: MEWVLSFGETVEPKQFEKYSRQILFAGIGEEGQERLLQSSAALVGCGALGTVVANLLVRAGIGKLRIVDRDFVESSNLQRQTLFEESDALESLPKAIAAERRLRAINSETQIEGIISDLNPQNALELLSGYQLILDGTDNFETRLLINDVAVSLGVAWVYASAVASYGVTLTILPGETACLACLLESKGEAGGYGLEETCDTVGIVNSAASLIASIEATEAIKLLAGKREALNRRLISCDVWSGRFQSIRVARNPQCRACGRREFSYLEGEAQAHVTMCGRDSVQIHERSRRLDLAGLGQKLERTVTEVRHNEFLLRFRVAPYDVTVFPDGRAVIKGTRDPAVARSLYARYIGA; encoded by the coding sequence ATGGAGTGGGTGTTGTCGTTCGGAGAAACTGTGGAGCCGAAGCAATTCGAAAAGTACTCCCGCCAAATCCTTTTTGCGGGCATCGGTGAAGAGGGCCAAGAGCGTTTGCTGCAATCGAGCGCCGCGCTAGTCGGTTGCGGCGCATTGGGCACAGTCGTTGCCAACCTCCTTGTTCGGGCTGGGATCGGCAAACTGCGAATCGTCGACCGCGACTTTGTCGAATCATCGAATCTCCAGCGCCAAACCCTTTTTGAGGAATCCGATGCGCTTGAATCCCTGCCCAAGGCCATTGCCGCAGAGCGCCGGCTGAGAGCGATCAATTCGGAGACGCAGATCGAAGGCATCATCAGCGATCTGAACCCCCAGAATGCTCTCGAGTTGCTCTCCGGCTATCAGCTCATCCTCGACGGCACGGATAATTTCGAAACGCGCCTGCTTATCAATGATGTTGCTGTTTCGCTTGGCGTTGCGTGGGTTTATGCGTCAGCGGTAGCTAGTTACGGTGTCACGCTAACGATTCTCCCCGGAGAGACAGCATGCCTCGCGTGCCTGCTGGAATCAAAAGGCGAGGCTGGCGGCTATGGACTTGAAGAGACATGCGACACCGTGGGGATTGTGAATAGCGCGGCAAGCCTCATCGCGTCTATCGAAGCTACGGAAGCGATAAAACTGCTTGCGGGGAAGCGGGAGGCGCTGAATCGGCGGTTGATTTCCTGCGACGTGTGGAGCGGACGATTCCAGTCGATTCGCGTGGCGAGAAATCCGCAATGCCGCGCCTGCGGACGGCGCGAATTCAGTTACCTTGAGGGCGAGGCGCAGGCGCATGTCACGATGTGCGGCCGCGATTCCGTACAGATACACGAGCGCAGCAGGCGATTAGATCTCGCAGGCCTCGGTCAAAAACTGGAACGGACAGTCACGGAAGTTCGCCACAATGAATTCCTGCTGCGGTTTCGCGTTGCGCCGTACGACGTTACGGTCTTCCCGGACGGCCGCGCGGTCATCAAGGGCACGCGTGATCCTGCTGTGGCGCGTTCCCTATACGCTCGTTACATTGGCGCGTAA
- the tatA gene encoding twin-arginine translocase TatA/TatE family subunit, with the protein MEFSPMHLLLILIIVVILFGGSRIPQLMRGLGQGIREFKEGMRDEPPSTPPSTTTPAPPTEQKK; encoded by the coding sequence ATGGAATTCAGCCCGATGCATTTGTTGTTAATTTTGATCATCGTTGTCATATTGTTTGGCGGCAGCAGGATCCCTCAGTTGATGCGCGGTCTGGGACAGGGCATCCGGGAATTCAAGGAAGGAATGCGCGACGAACCACCGTCAACACCGCCCTCGACGACTACGCCCGCTCCGCCGACCGAACAGAAAAAGTAG
- a CDS encoding Maf family protein, whose protein sequence is MHLILASASPRRAEILRNAGFKIEIRPVSIDESLCPGEPATDYVRRLAEEKARAVARQLKSETMPEPTFIIGADTAVVGEGEILGKPTSKEDARRMLRILSGKKHEVFTGLAVLPLSNRQIFVSAEATCVTFARLSDDEIEDYVSTGEPFDKAGGYGIQGRGGKFISRIEGCYFNVMGMPLARLYAMLRELSADSREKLVPRTEKGGK, encoded by the coding sequence ATGCACCTCATACTCGCCTCCGCTTCGCCGCGACGAGCGGAGATTCTTCGTAATGCGGGTTTCAAGATCGAGATCCGACCGGTGAGTATTGACGAGTCACTTTGCCCAGGAGAGCCGGCAACGGATTACGTGCGCCGTCTCGCGGAGGAAAAAGCTCGCGCAGTTGCGCGCCAACTGAAGAGCGAGACAATGCCAGAACCCACTTTCATCATTGGCGCCGATACGGCTGTTGTCGGCGAAGGAGAAATTCTCGGAAAGCCGACATCGAAAGAAGATGCTCGCCGCATGCTGCGCATCCTGAGCGGCAAGAAGCATGAAGTGTTCACCGGATTGGCTGTGCTTCCATTGTCGAATCGACAGATTTTCGTTTCGGCCGAAGCAACTTGCGTGACGTTTGCGAGACTTTCGGATGATGAAATCGAGGATTATGTCTCTACAGGCGAGCCGTTCGACAAAGCAGGCGGCTACGGAATTCAAGGCCGCGGAGGAAAATTCATTTCGCGGATCGAAGGATGTTATTTCAACGTAATGGGCATGCCGCTTGCGCGGCTCTACGCCATGCTTCGTGAACTCAGCGCGGATTCGCGCGAAAAGCTGGTTCCGCGCACGGAAAAAGGAGGCAAATAA
- the selB gene encoding selenocysteine-specific translation elongation factor has protein sequence MAKDKRVGMHVIVGTAGHIDHGKSTLVEALTGTHPDRLEEEKRRGITIDLGFAFLQLDDVRMGFVDVPGHERFVRNMLAGAGGIDLVVLVIAADEGIKPQTREHFDICQMLGISRGIVAITKIDLVERDALDLVKLEAEEFIRGSALEGASIVGVSSKTGAGIEEVKAALLRVAREVPGKDASRQVRLPIDRAFVMKGFGTVVTGTLISGTLRIEQEVELLPGGKRLRVRGLHSGGCTVEQALAGQRTAVNLADIETEEIERGMVLVTPGVFHPTNRIDVRLTLLSSARPLKGGTRVHFHQGTAETIATVSLLSQEQLRPGSATLAQMQLDKAVTLLPEDRFIIRQFSPVVTIGGGVVLDAFAPRHKKSDTSVSAFLETIEHGSREEILVALAAENARGVDLAKLMARTGWLKADILEIANKLVAAQRICLVSGEPLILTSPSRMEDLLRAIEAEMDQFHAKNPLLPGIARQDLRGRISGKAVPEIFRAALDKLVERGKIVLSGDIVQRANRQIVLTPEETKAKEQIAREFERAGLTAPAVTEVLKGVRVDPERARKLLQLLVREKTLVKITEDLLLHRTALEHLHALLAGYKKQRGPKLPIPVFKELAGVSRKYAIPLLEYLDREGLTRRAGDERVIL, from the coding sequence TTGGCCAAGGACAAACGCGTGGGCATGCACGTCATTGTTGGCACAGCTGGACATATCGACCACGGCAAATCGACACTGGTCGAGGCGTTGACAGGTACGCATCCCGATCGTTTGGAGGAAGAGAAACGGCGAGGCATCACAATCGATCTGGGTTTTGCCTTCCTGCAACTCGATGACGTTCGAATGGGTTTCGTCGACGTACCAGGGCACGAGCGATTTGTCCGCAACATGCTCGCCGGGGCCGGGGGTATCGACCTCGTGGTGCTCGTCATCGCCGCCGACGAAGGAATCAAACCGCAGACGCGCGAACACTTCGACATTTGCCAAATGCTTGGCATCTCGCGAGGGATTGTCGCGATCACGAAAATCGATTTGGTTGAACGGGATGCCTTGGACTTGGTCAAACTGGAGGCGGAGGAATTCATCCGCGGATCCGCCTTGGAAGGCGCGTCAATCGTCGGTGTAAGTTCGAAAACTGGAGCTGGAATCGAGGAAGTGAAGGCAGCATTGCTTCGGGTAGCGCGCGAAGTGCCAGGGAAAGATGCTTCCCGGCAGGTCCGCTTGCCGATCGACCGCGCGTTTGTGATGAAGGGTTTCGGTACTGTCGTGACGGGTACGCTGATTTCGGGAACGCTGCGCATCGAGCAAGAAGTCGAGTTGCTTCCTGGAGGAAAGCGCTTGCGGGTTCGCGGGCTGCATTCGGGTGGGTGCACTGTCGAGCAGGCATTAGCCGGTCAGCGAACTGCAGTGAATCTTGCTGACATTGAAACAGAGGAAATCGAGCGCGGCATGGTGCTGGTGACCCCGGGAGTTTTTCATCCGACGAATCGGATTGACGTCCGGCTTACTTTGCTCTCCTCTGCGCGACCGCTTAAAGGCGGAACGCGAGTCCACTTTCATCAAGGCACGGCCGAGACAATCGCTACCGTTTCGCTTTTAAGTCAAGAGCAACTCCGGCCGGGAAGCGCGACTCTCGCGCAGATGCAATTGGACAAAGCGGTAACACTCTTGCCCGAAGACCGCTTCATTATCCGCCAATTTTCGCCTGTTGTGACCATCGGCGGCGGAGTTGTACTCGATGCATTCGCACCTCGCCACAAGAAGAGCGATACAAGCGTTTCGGCATTTCTCGAGACCATTGAGCACGGCAGCCGGGAAGAGATTCTTGTGGCTCTTGCGGCGGAGAATGCCCGAGGCGTAGATCTCGCGAAGCTCATGGCGCGCACTGGCTGGCTCAAAGCCGACATTCTGGAAATTGCCAACAAGCTGGTTGCGGCGCAGCGAATTTGCCTTGTCTCCGGCGAGCCATTGATTCTGACCTCGCCCAGCCGCATGGAAGACTTGCTGCGTGCAATCGAAGCGGAAATGGATCAATTCCACGCGAAGAATCCGCTCCTTCCGGGCATCGCCCGGCAGGATTTGCGCGGTCGAATCAGTGGAAAAGCTGTTCCAGAAATATTTCGTGCGGCACTGGATAAACTGGTGGAGCGAGGCAAAATCGTGCTTTCGGGAGACATCGTCCAGCGCGCCAATCGTCAAATTGTGCTGACGCCGGAAGAGACGAAAGCCAAAGAACAAATCGCGCGTGAATTTGAACGTGCAGGCTTGACCGCGCCGGCGGTGACCGAAGTTCTAAAAGGCGTGCGCGTGGATCCGGAGCGAGCACGAAAACTTCTGCAACTCCTGGTCCGCGAAAAAACGCTCGTCAAAATCACCGAGGATTTGCTATTGCACCGGACGGCCCTCGAACATTTGCATGCCCTTCTGGCAGGCTATAAGAAGCAGCGCGGACCGAAATTACCGATTCCAGTGTTCAAGGAATTGGCCGGAGTGAGCCGCAAGTATGCGATTCCACTCCTTGAGTACCTCGATCGAGAGGGGTTGACGCGCCGTGCCGGGGATGAACGTGTTATACTTTAA
- the amrB gene encoding AmmeMemoRadiSam system protein B, whose amino-acid sequence MIRPPAVAGRFYPADSSILLRQLDQCLNPRAKKVRARGCVVPHAGYIYSGYVAGAVYAALELPARFILLGPRHYPQGERFAILSEDAWQTPLGDARIDTALAVELKKAFPLLREDDVAHAAEHSLQVQLPFLQRLAANFTFAPIVIGSDRFDALEMLGHAVAEVVRAQKDEILIVASSDMNHRESDAITRVKDRKAIDAILALDARWLYDTVRTERITMCGYGPTVVMLSAAKELGATRAELIRYATSADVNHDTGDVVGYAGIIVC is encoded by the coding sequence ATGATTCGTCCTCCTGCGGTTGCCGGTCGTTTTTATCCTGCGGATTCATCCATCCTTCTGCGCCAGCTTGATCAATGCCTCAACCCGCGCGCCAAGAAAGTCCGTGCGCGCGGCTGCGTCGTGCCCCACGCAGGATATATTTACTCCGGGTATGTCGCAGGAGCCGTTTACGCCGCGCTGGAGCTGCCAGCGCGCTTCATTCTCCTCGGGCCGCGCCACTATCCGCAGGGCGAGCGATTTGCAATCCTCTCCGAAGATGCCTGGCAAACACCTCTCGGCGATGCCCGCATCGATACGGCTCTGGCCGTGGAACTGAAAAAAGCCTTTCCGCTTTTGCGCGAAGATGATGTCGCCCATGCCGCGGAGCATTCCCTCCAGGTGCAGTTGCCATTTCTGCAGAGGCTCGCGGCAAATTTCACTTTTGCCCCGATTGTGATTGGCAGCGACCGATTTGATGCGCTCGAAATGCTCGGACACGCGGTTGCCGAAGTGGTGCGCGCACAAAAAGACGAAATTCTGATTGTGGCAAGCTCGGACATGAACCATCGCGAAAGCGATGCCATCACGCGTGTGAAGGATCGCAAAGCGATTGACGCCATCCTCGCTCTGGACGCGCGGTGGCTTTATGACACCGTACGAACCGAACGGATCACCATGTGCGGGTATGGACCTACGGTGGTAATGCTGTCAGCTGCGAAAGAATTGGGCGCGACGCGCGCGGAACTTATACGCTACGCGACGTCGGCGGACGTCAATCACGATACCGGCGACGTAGTCGGCTACGCGGGGATAATCGTCTGCTGA
- a CDS encoding DUF6600 domain-containing protein: MRRFILGPLLFSIPGFLFTGSVQPARASDLSYARIVRVSLAEGDVQISLPGNPKWQAAAQNMPITQGVTVGTNEGVAEVQFEDGTTAWIGENTLVQFTELALSDGGRITKLTLAQGMVSIDAMLKKADSFTLVAGKETITVPKHSLFRVDGFHDGASVSVMQGQLEVSDASGQQMLAKGKTLAYRGHETTAVVTANPKSDPWDRWVNQRQQFNEAETAQALSYTNSPVSYGLGDLAAYGSWSYLPGFGYGWQPYGTGSCWMPFTNGNWGFYQGFGWTWISAEPWGWLPYHFGNWNFSPSYGWMWFPSSFDFWNPAPVNWYSNGSDVGWWPATFSAPSQLMLDQFVGGCSGMGAGWLAGYYSGAGGAAAAGRGASPLGRLTPRGKLPAPPRLLLTAKRLGGGDGIRLMAFGGVGERVHPLTAQPLENGRLPKFTEGAGASNRGLPAVSRTLAPTAPDMVHLQRTLASAGKIPMLNSRLPSAPPRESLRLANAMNMPARMPHSPPRMSFQQSRGVGNGNSFSHPSGAGYSSPGFSVSAAPSFGRAAPASGGSHSSAPAASGGHPR; the protein is encoded by the coding sequence ATGCGGCGTTTCATTCTTGGTCCCTTGCTATTCAGCATTCCCGGTTTTCTCTTCACGGGTTCCGTTCAACCAGCTCGCGCTTCCGATCTGAGCTATGCGCGCATCGTGCGCGTCAGCCTTGCCGAGGGGGACGTCCAAATCTCTCTTCCCGGCAATCCGAAGTGGCAGGCCGCAGCGCAAAATATGCCCATCACGCAAGGCGTGACTGTAGGCACAAACGAAGGCGTGGCGGAAGTGCAGTTTGAAGACGGCACGACGGCGTGGATCGGCGAAAACACACTGGTGCAGTTCACGGAACTCGCTCTTTCGGATGGCGGCCGTATCACGAAACTGACGCTGGCTCAAGGCATGGTCAGCATTGATGCGATGCTGAAAAAAGCCGATTCGTTCACTCTTGTTGCAGGCAAAGAGACGATCACTGTTCCGAAGCATTCGCTGTTCCGAGTGGATGGGTTCCACGACGGCGCGTCGGTGAGCGTGATGCAAGGCCAGCTGGAAGTCAGCGATGCCAGCGGGCAGCAGATGCTGGCAAAAGGCAAGACGCTGGCGTATCGCGGCCATGAAACGACCGCAGTGGTAACTGCAAATCCAAAGTCAGATCCATGGGACCGCTGGGTGAATCAGCGGCAGCAATTTAATGAGGCTGAAACCGCGCAAGCGCTCTCGTACACAAATTCTCCAGTGAGCTATGGCCTCGGAGACCTTGCCGCGTACGGATCGTGGAGTTATCTACCTGGATTCGGGTATGGCTGGCAGCCGTATGGCACGGGAAGCTGCTGGATGCCTTTCACGAACGGGAATTGGGGGTTCTATCAAGGATTCGGTTGGACATGGATAAGCGCAGAACCCTGGGGCTGGCTGCCATACCATTTCGGCAATTGGAATTTCTCTCCATCTTATGGATGGATGTGGTTCCCGTCCTCATTTGATTTCTGGAACCCTGCTCCTGTGAATTGGTATTCGAATGGGAGCGACGTGGGATGGTGGCCGGCAACATTCTCGGCTCCCTCGCAATTGATGCTGGACCAATTCGTCGGCGGCTGCTCGGGAATGGGAGCAGGATGGCTTGCAGGTTATTATTCCGGAGCCGGTGGAGCGGCTGCTGCCGGAAGAGGAGCCTCGCCGCTGGGCAGGCTCACTCCACGAGGCAAACTCCCGGCTCCGCCGCGGCTTCTCCTCACGGCGAAGAGATTAGGCGGCGGGGACGGCATACGATTGATGGCGTTCGGGGGCGTTGGCGAAAGAGTGCATCCTTTGACGGCTCAGCCACTGGAAAATGGCAGATTGCCCAAGTTCACGGAAGGTGCGGGGGCATCAAATCGCGGTTTGCCGGCTGTTTCGCGAACGCTCGCACCAACAGCGCCGGATATGGTCCATTTGCAGAGAACCCTGGCGAGCGCGGGAAAAATTCCAATGTTGAATTCGAGACTGCCTTCTGCACCGCCGCGTGAATCGCTGCGATTGGCGAACGCGATGAATATGCCGGCCCGAATGCCGCACAGCCCGCCGCGAATGAGTTTCCAGCAATCACGCGGCGTGGGAAACGGAAACTCGTTCTCGCATCCTTCGGGAGCGGGTTACTCGAGTCCGGGGTTTTCAGTATCAGCGGCGCCTTCTTTTGGCCGCGCTGCACCGGCGTCCGGTGGCTCACATTCTTCGGCACCCGCAGCGTCCGGAGGACATCCCCGCTGA
- a CDS encoding YebC/PmpR family DNA-binding transcriptional regulator, with protein sequence MSGHSKWATIKHKKAATDARRGKIFTKIIREIMIAARSGGADPNTNPRLRTAILAAKNENMPNDNIERAILRGSGQMEGETLEEVTFEGYGPGGVGMLVQVVTSNRNRIVSEIRHLMSKHGGNMAESGAVGWMFHRKGDITVPKEAASEEKMMGIVLDAGAEDLKDDGSSWEVVTPPEEFEKVREALTTAGITPAGAEVAWVPQNYVKLTGAQAQQMLRMVEALEEHDDVQHVYANFDIDEKEIQAAVAG encoded by the coding sequence ATGTCCGGGCACTCAAAGTGGGCGACAATCAAGCACAAAAAGGCGGCGACAGATGCGCGCCGCGGCAAGATTTTCACGAAAATCATCCGTGAAATCATGATTGCAGCGCGATCGGGGGGAGCGGACCCGAACACGAATCCTCGCCTGCGGACGGCTATCCTGGCCGCGAAGAACGAAAATATGCCCAACGACAATATCGAGCGCGCCATCCTTCGCGGAAGCGGGCAAATGGAAGGCGAAACGCTGGAGGAAGTGACGTTCGAGGGATACGGTCCAGGAGGCGTGGGGATGCTGGTGCAGGTGGTAACCAGCAACCGCAACCGGATCGTGAGCGAGATTCGGCACCTGATGTCCAAGCACGGCGGCAACATGGCGGAGTCAGGCGCTGTGGGCTGGATGTTCCATCGCAAGGGCGATATTACGGTTCCGAAAGAAGCGGCGAGCGAAGAAAAGATGATGGGTATTGTGCTCGATGCGGGCGCAGAAGACCTGAAGGACGATGGATCTTCGTGGGAGGTTGTGACTCCTCCGGAAGAATTCGAAAAAGTGCGTGAAGCACTGACGACCGCGGGAATTACTCCAGCAGGGGCAGAGGTCGCGTGGGTGCCGCAAAATTACGTCAAGCTCACCGGAGCGCAGGCGCAGCAAATGCTACGGATGGTGGAAGCGCTGGAAGAGCATGACGACGTGCAGCACGTCTACGCCAATTTCGATATCGACGAAAAGGAAATCCAGGCAGCAGTAGCCGGTTAG
- the ruvC gene encoding crossover junction endodeoxyribonuclease RuvC: MPANNASASKSFRVLGLDPALAGATGYGVVELEGTAARMLRFGALRFPTRADFSARLREIHRVVAELVEEFAPDAVAVESVFAALNMRTALKLAEVRGVILLAAAQADIPTRSYSPREVKASIAGYGGASKQQMQQMVKVQLGLCELPEPADAADALAVALCHAHAARAQAQISRSVKSNHATGKTGSDALPRSHFSPVRIPIHR, from the coding sequence ATGCCAGCGAACAATGCATCGGCGAGCAAATCGTTTCGCGTTCTGGGTCTCGACCCGGCGCTCGCCGGCGCGACCGGTTACGGCGTGGTGGAACTGGAAGGCACGGCGGCGCGAATGTTGCGCTTTGGCGCGCTGCGATTCCCGACGCGAGCGGATTTTTCGGCGCGGCTGCGCGAAATCCATCGCGTGGTGGCGGAGCTGGTGGAAGAATTTGCGCCAGATGCCGTAGCGGTCGAATCTGTGTTTGCCGCGCTAAACATGCGCACGGCCCTCAAGCTCGCGGAAGTACGGGGAGTGATCCTCCTTGCCGCGGCGCAGGCGGATATTCCCACGCGAAGCTACTCGCCGCGAGAAGTGAAAGCCAGCATCGCCGGCTATGGCGGAGCATCGAAACAACAGATGCAACAGATGGTGAAAGTCCAACTGGGGCTCTGTGAACTGCCGGAACCGGCCGATGCAGCCGATGCACTGGCTGTAGCGCTCTGCCACGCGCATGCGGCGAGAGCACAAGCACAAATTTCGCGAAGCGTGAAATCGAATCACGCGACAGGCAAAACTGGAAGTGACGCTTTGCCGCGCAGCCATTTTTCGCCAGTGCGCATCCCAATCCATCGATGA